CGCGCAAATCGCCGCAACTCAATGGCCGAGGCGGGGATCGAACCCGCACACCGGTTACCCGATACGGGATTTTAAGTCCCGTGCGTCTGCCTATTCCGCCACTCGGCCTTGGCCGATATTCTACGGCGTCTCGGCGTTTCAACCACTCCAAAGTTTCGAAGTGGCGATCGGAAATTCGACGAACTTGCGATCAGAACCATTGATCGACGCAGATTGGCATCGTCCTTGCGCGAGAGGCGAGGCACTTGCAAGGTACTGGCCGCTATAGTTTCGGACGACCTTTCCGACATCCGGGGACGCTGGAAAAGTTAGCATAGGTGTAGACGAGGGATTGCACTTGCAGCCCATCGGTCAGCAGCAGTTCGCGCCCGCGGCTGATGTCGTCGGCGCGTGCATCGGCCGCGGCGTGCAGAGCGGCGCAAATGGTTGTCAAGGCGATCGCTGCACGACGCATGCCACACATCTTTGCTTCTCGTAATCCCCGTCGCGTCCTCCGCGTCGCTGCCGGGCGCAACGCCAGGGTCGCGGCTCGTTAAAGATCGGCTGCGGCCTCGCTGACACTCACTCCGGCGGAATTCGGGATTGTCGTAAATCGTCCGTCGCTAACCCGGCCGGCCTTGATGACATGGGCAATGCGCAGCAAGAGCACGACGCATATCGCCATCCCAATCGTGGCGAATCGGAAGACCACGGACACGTTCACGTTCGCATCGCGCAAAACTCCGCCTGCGTATATCGACAGGCCGCCGATCAGGCACCCGAACAGGTTCAAGATTCCATACCCGGTGGCGCGATAGCGTTCGTCGGCTACCTGGCAGAGGATGGGCATCATGTTGGCGTCGTTGAAGGCAATCGTGAGGCCAAAGATCACCAGGCCCGCAAGAGCCCACGGCAGGACGTCTACATTCGTGACAAGCAGAATGGCGGGCGCGGCAACCAACAATCCAACGATAGGCACAAAGACGCGTCCGCGATCATCGGCGCGGCACCAGCGATCGGCCCAGGCGCCGCCGACAAGTACGCCAACGAGCGACGCCGCCTGCGAACATCCCGTCGCCAGGAGGCCCGCCTTTCCCTGCGACAGATGAAACTGCTCGGTCAGGAACGAGGGCATCCAACCCGCGACGGCCCAACCCGTAATGCTGAGCAAACCCCAATAAGCGAGCAAGATCAGGTACGACGGACGCGTAAGAAGAGCGCCGAGCGCCGCAACGAACGTGACACGACGCGAGCCTCGGTCTTGCATCTCCGCCGGCGCGTCGCGCTGTGGAGCGTCGCGCAACAGCATGAAAAGCACGAAGGCGTAAACAACGCCGGCCACTCCGAAAAGCTGGAAAGCAAAATTCCACGTATATTTCTCGGCCAACCAACCGCCGACCCCCGCCACGCCCCCGCCGATAAAAACGCCTGTCATATGGATTCCCACCGCCAGCGAGCGTGTCGTGCCGCGGTGATAGTCCGTAATCAGAGCCAGAGCCGCGGGAATATAGCTCGCTTCGCTGATGCCCATCATGGCGCGGGCGAACAGCAGCTCTTCGAACGTGTCGGCTTGCGCAGTGAGCCAGGTGACGGCCGACCACACCAGCACGCTGCCAATAATGATCCGGCTGCGACTGAAGCGATCAGCGAGAAATCCCGCCAGCGGGCTCAGCAATCCATAGACCCACAAAAAGGCGGACGTGAGCAAGCCGAACTGCGCGTCGGTCATGGGAATTGCCTCGACCAACGATCCGCGCATCGTCGTGATCATGATGCGGTCGAGGTAATTCAAAATGGCCAAGGCCCACAGCAGCCCGAGAATGAGCCACGCCCCTCGCAACGGTCTTTCGGTTGCAGCTTCCATAGGAAATGGCTCACCGCTGACGGCTATCTCTACCGCGACTTGCGACAGTTACCACGTGCAAAATGTTGCCAGCCGAAAAGGCCGACGACCAACAACATCCAGCTCGAGGGCTCGGGTATCGGAACGGCAAGCGCGCTGGCGCCTCCGAGCGCGAACGCCTGGTAGTCGGTTTTAAACCGCAGGAAATCCGCGAGATTCACCACGCCATCGCCATTCAAGTCGGCCGCCAACCCCAGCCCCGTTTGCATCCATTCACTTTTGAGAATGCTGTAGTCCGCAAGATCGGTGGTGCCGTCGTCGTTCAGGTCGCCGGGGGCGAGGCCAGAGTGGAAGCTGTACACCGTGGCATTGGTCATTACGAAACGTATCTCGACGGACTTTCCGGCTAACGCCGCGAGACTATTCGTCCCGGACCACTGGGCCATTTGGTCGAGGTAGTCTCCGGGCGCGATCGTCAGGGCAGTCGCGGGGCCAAA
The genomic region above belongs to Pirellulales bacterium and contains:
- a CDS encoding MFS transporter; amino-acid sequence: MEAATERPLRGAWLILGLLWALAILNYLDRIMITTMRGSLVEAIPMTDAQFGLLTSAFLWVYGLLSPLAGFLADRFSRSRIIIGSVLVWSAVTWLTAQADTFEELLFARAMMGISEASYIPAALALITDYHRGTTRSLAVGIHMTGVFIGGGVAGVGGWLAEKYTWNFAFQLFGVAGVVYAFVLFMLLRDAPQRDAPAEMQDRGSRRVTFVAALGALLTRPSYLILLAYWGLLSITGWAVAGWMPSFLTEQFHLSQGKAGLLATGCSQAASLVGVLVGGAWADRWCRADDRGRVFVPIVGLLVAAPAILLVTNVDVLPWALAGLVIFGLTIAFNDANMMPILCQVADERYRATGYGILNLFGCLIGGLSIYAGGVLRDANVNVSVVFRFATIGMAICVVLLLRIAHVIKAGRVSDGRFTTIPNSAGVSVSEAAADL